In Gammaproteobacteria bacterium, one DNA window encodes the following:
- the ileS gene encoding isoleucine--tRNA ligase, protein MTDYKKTLNLLDTPFPMRGNLASREPGMLKAWQEKNLYQKIRSARKGRPKFILHDGPPYANGDIHIGHAVNKILKDIIVKSKTLAGFDAPYVPGWDCHGLPIEHQIEKKHGKHLPADKVRELCRAFAKEQVERQKADFIRLGVLGDWDNPYLTMNFKTEAGIIRALGKIYQNGYLYQGQKPVNWCIDCGSALAEAEVEYEDKTSPAIDVGFAVAAAPATLGSIFGITLSGNAQVYAVIWTTTPWTLPANQAVSVHPDFDYELIQTAKGLLILASELKQNCLARYDLTGEILATCKGQALEHLPLQHPFEPRTVKIICGKHVTLEAGTGLVHTAPAHGLDDYFVGQNYGLPSDSPVDGDGKFTASTPLVGGLPVWKANEVVIETLKNSGHLLCLKKIDHSYPHCWRHKTPIIFRATPQWFIGMNLHNTAATATQKETLRALAMKAVESTAFFPAWGRARLEAMIKNRPDWCVSRQRNWGVPMTFFVHKDTHALHPRSLELLEQVAQKVEQQGIEAWFALDPAELLGVEASEYKKLTDTLDVWFDSGTTHDTVVKADAQLKFPADLYLEGSDQHRGWFQSSLLTGCAIDGRAPYDALLTHGFVVDGSGHKMSKSKGNVIAPQKVMDTSGADILRLWVASTDYSGELSISEEILKRVVESYRRIRNTLRFLLANLVDFDPHSDAVAVADCLEIDRYMLVLTESFQNDLTQNYQRYEFHQVVHKLHNFCSEDLGGFYLDILKDRLYTAATKGVPRRSAQTVLHHIAHSLVRLFAPILSFTSEEVWEHLTGNSDDSVLLHTWHAFPAQADTVLLQQRWAKIRTLRSQVLKKLEDARAQGEIGSSLAASVEIRANHEDFALLNALGDDLRFVLIVSETRLTLVNDAQQEGIIVVSSTHTKCERCWHYRQDVGHHAEHPTLCARCITNLYGVGEERHFA, encoded by the coding sequence CCCGCAAAGGACGCCCCAAATTCATTCTGCACGACGGCCCGCCTTATGCCAACGGCGACATTCATATCGGTCACGCCGTCAACAAAATTCTCAAGGACATCATCGTCAAAAGTAAGACCCTGGCCGGTTTCGATGCACCATATGTTCCCGGTTGGGACTGTCACGGTCTGCCAATTGAGCATCAAATCGAGAAAAAACACGGCAAGCATTTGCCTGCCGATAAAGTGCGAGAACTCTGCCGCGCTTTCGCCAAGGAACAAGTAGAACGCCAAAAAGCCGATTTCATCCGCTTGGGCGTGCTGGGTGACTGGGACAATCCGTATCTCACCATGAATTTCAAAACAGAAGCCGGCATTATTCGTGCGTTGGGAAAGATTTATCAGAACGGCTATCTGTATCAAGGGCAAAAACCGGTCAACTGGTGTATCGATTGCGGCTCGGCGCTGGCAGAAGCCGAAGTGGAATACGAGGACAAGACTTCACCCGCAATCGATGTCGGCTTTGCCGTTGCAGCCGCGCCCGCAACACTGGGTAGTATTTTTGGCATCACGCTCTCCGGAAATGCGCAAGTGTACGCCGTCATATGGACCACCACTCCGTGGACATTGCCCGCCAACCAAGCAGTCAGCGTTCACCCCGATTTCGATTATGAATTGATTCAGACGGCGAAAGGATTACTGATACTCGCCAGCGAGCTGAAACAAAACTGCCTGGCGCGCTACGATCTCACCGGCGAAATCCTTGCCACCTGCAAGGGTCAGGCTCTGGAACACTTGCCGCTACAACACCCGTTTGAACCGCGCACGGTAAAAATCATTTGCGGCAAGCACGTCACTCTGGAAGCCGGTACCGGCCTGGTTCACACAGCGCCGGCACATGGACTGGACGACTATTTTGTCGGACAAAATTACGGTCTACCGAGCGACAGTCCGGTTGACGGCGACGGCAAATTTACCGCCAGCACACCGTTGGTGGGCGGACTTCCGGTATGGAAAGCCAATGAAGTTGTTATCGAGACACTCAAAAACAGCGGTCATTTGCTCTGCCTGAAAAAAATCGATCACAGCTACCCGCACTGCTGGCGGCATAAGACACCTATTATTTTCCGCGCAACGCCGCAGTGGTTCATCGGCATGAACCTGCACAACACTGCCGCTACCGCAACGCAGAAAGAAACCTTGCGTGCACTCGCTATGAAAGCGGTCGAATCCACTGCATTCTTTCCGGCATGGGGCCGGGCGCGCCTGGAAGCGATGATCAAAAACCGCCCGGACTGGTGTGTGTCACGCCAGCGTAATTGGGGCGTGCCGATGACATTTTTTGTACATAAAGACACCCACGCGCTGCATCCGCGTTCACTCGAATTACTCGAACAAGTCGCACAAAAAGTGGAACAACAAGGTATCGAGGCGTGGTTTGCGCTTGACCCGGCCGAATTGCTCGGTGTTGAAGCCAGCGAATATAAAAAGCTGACCGATACACTGGATGTCTGGTTCGATTCCGGCACGACGCACGATACCGTGGTGAAAGCCGATGCACAGCTTAAATTTCCGGCTGATTTATACTTGGAGGGTTCCGATCAGCATCGCGGCTGGTTCCAATCCTCGCTGCTGACCGGTTGCGCCATCGACGGGCGCGCGCCGTACGATGCCTTGCTCACGCACGGCTTTGTGGTGGATGGTAGCGGTCACAAAATGAGCAAATCCAAAGGCAATGTCATCGCACCGCAAAAAGTGATGGATACTTCGGGTGCCGACATTCTGCGGTTGTGGGTCGCTTCGACCGATTACTCCGGCGAACTCTCCATTTCCGAAGAAATTCTCAAACGGGTGGTCGAAAGCTACCGCCGTATCCGCAATACATTGCGCTTCTTGCTCGCTAATCTGGTGGATTTTGATCCGCATAGCGATGCTGTCGCTGTGGCAGACTGCCTGGAAATCGACCGCTATATGCTGGTGCTGACAGAAAGCTTCCAGAACGATTTGACGCAAAACTATCAGCGTTATGAATTCCATCAAGTCGTGCATAAACTGCATAATTTCTGCTCCGAAGATTTAGGTGGTTTCTATCTGGATATTCTCAAGGATCGGCTATACACAGCAGCGACCAAAGGTGTTCCGCGGCGTTCGGCGCAAACGGTGTTGCACCATATCGCGCATAGTTTGGTGCGCTTGTTTGCACCGATTCTGAGCTTCACCTCGGAAGAAGTCTGGGAGCATCTGACGGGTAATAGCGACGACAGCGTGCTGCTGCATACCTGGCATGCTTTCCCGGCACAAGCGGATACCGTGCTGTTGCAGCAGCGCTGGGCGAAAATACGCACATTGCGCTCGCAGGTGTTGAAAAAACTGGAAGACGCGCGCGCACAAGGAGAAATCGGTTCCTCACTGGCGGCCAGCGTAGAGATTCGCGCCAACCATGAAGATTTCGCGCTACTGAATGCACTCGGTGACGATTTGCGCTTCGTATTGATCGTTTCCGAAACGCGTTTAACTCTGGTTAACGATGCACAACAAGAAGGGATTATTGTGGTATCCAGCACCCACACGAAATGCGAACGTTGCTGGCATTATCGCCAGGATGTCGGCCATCATGCCGAGCACCCTACTTTGTGCGCACGTTGCATCACCAATCTTTACGGCGTTGGCGAAGAACGGCATTTTGCGTAA
- a CDS encoding lipoprotein signal peptidase produces MKLYISLIIALIVLILDLASKFWVESALEFGQSIPLTGFFNLVLTYNPGAAFSFLSEQPGWQRWFLSGIAGSAALLIIFLLNKYRHEKLFCLSLSLILGGALGNLYDRVTLGHVVDFLDFYIGNYHWPAFNIADSAIFVGAALMIYDSFRKKENPEDSTKRVK; encoded by the coding sequence ATGAAACTTTACATCAGCCTGATCATCGCTCTGATCGTCCTCATCCTGGACCTTGCCAGCAAATTCTGGGTCGAGTCTGCATTGGAGTTTGGTCAGAGCATTCCGCTTACCGGCTTTTTTAACTTAGTGCTGACTTACAATCCCGGCGCCGCATTCAGTTTCCTCAGCGAACAACCCGGTTGGCAGCGCTGGTTCCTGAGCGGCATCGCCGGCAGCGCGGCCCTGTTGATCATCTTTCTGCTTAACAAATACCGCCATGAAAAATTATTTTGCCTGTCGTTGAGCTTGATCCTGGGCGGCGCACTGGGAAATTTGTACGATCGCGTCACGCTGGGTCATGTGGTCGATTTTCTCGATTTCTATATTGGAAATTATCACTGGCCGGCATTTAATATCGCCGATTCCGCCATTTTTGTCGGCGCAGCGCTGATGATTTATGACAGTTTCCGGAAAAAAGAGAATCCGGAAGATTCAACGAAAAGAGTCAAATAA
- a CDS encoding Mut7-C ubiquitin/RNAse domain-containing protein yields the protein MAQIGIRFYRTLNDFIAPALGDSEIIHHFERKASVKDMIESFNVPHTEVERISVNGVVVGFNYIVQDGDRIEAFPAGENFGAMSAAQLRPPLAQPPHFVVDSNLGRLARYLRLLGFDCLYCNDYNDGTVARIASEQQRVVLTRDRSLLRRKIVTHGYFVRAAKPKIQTREVLKRFALFSWIKPLTRCTHCNGILVETGKSRIEHRLEPLTRQFYDKFLMCPDCHRIYWQGSHSMRIKQLLDELVDERL from the coding sequence GTGGCGCAGATCGGCATACGTTTTTATCGCACATTAAATGATTTCATCGCGCCAGCGCTGGGTGATAGTGAGATCATTCATCATTTCGAGCGGAAAGCTTCGGTCAAGGACATGATTGAGTCTTTCAACGTGCCGCATACGGAAGTTGAGCGAATTTCGGTGAATGGCGTTGTTGTCGGCTTCAACTATATCGTGCAAGACGGAGACCGTATCGAAGCTTTCCCGGCTGGTGAGAATTTCGGCGCTATGTCCGCAGCGCAGCTTCGCCCGCCGCTAGCGCAGCCGCCGCATTTCGTGGTCGACAGTAATCTTGGGAGATTGGCGCGGTATCTGAGATTGCTCGGATTCGATTGTCTTTATTGCAATGATTACAACGATGGCACGGTCGCGAGGATCGCCAGCGAACAACAACGCGTCGTGCTCACCCGGGATCGCTCGCTGTTGCGCCGTAAAATCGTGACACATGGGTATTTCGTGCGCGCCGCTAAACCCAAAATTCAAACCCGGGAAGTTCTGAAAAGATTTGCGTTGTTTTCTTGGATTAAGCCTTTGACACGCTGCACGCATTGCAATGGGATATTGGTGGAAACCGGAAAAAGCCGTATAGAACATCGCCTGGAGCCATTGACTAGGCAATTTTACGATAAATTTCTAATGTGCCCGGATTGTCACCGGATTTACTGGCAAGGAAGTCACTCAATGCGCATCAAGCAACTGCTTGATGAGTTAGTGGATGAAAGGTTGTAA
- a CDS encoding cytochrome P450 yields MSTSYLERYDATPDAEKFPLVRRWMDTEPLPFFKELRANRPILVTPDCTLVTRFDDVREILKMYKVFTVKPYVPKMDNYLMAHDDDALHTREKSLMQFMLNRDDLPRVRNLVAEIASGILDDANGQIEVVNSFCRMVPATLVQKYFGLTGAKREDLIEWSYWNQYDTFHNQPFDLVPAELSKQIIDRHNETSKKLGDYITMLIAKRLLAVKLEKLTFSTIVRLDDDIVTRMLRTSFAKELDFDIKRLGVNAGGLLIGAIETTSQAVAQVLQYLFQHPQWLAAAKAAAHKEDTTEFDGIVWEALRFVPITSYLFRTTVSDYTAAKGTNYETVLRAGTYVLPVTLSAMFDERAFESPDEFIPQRNWYNYFHFGFGDHECLGRYVGMVMIPEMARQVFLKKNIEPKGNIDYKSGPFPESYDLSWTAA; encoded by the coding sequence ATGAGCACAAGTTATCTTGAACGGTATGATGCGACCCCCGATGCAGAAAAATTTCCTCTGGTGCGGCGCTGGATGGATACAGAGCCGTTGCCGTTTTTTAAGGAACTGCGCGCCAACCGTCCGATTTTAGTAACGCCCGACTGCACGCTGGTCACCCGTTTTGACGATGTCAGGGAAATCTTGAAGATGTACAAAGTGTTCACCGTCAAACCGTATGTGCCCAAGATGGACAATTACCTGATGGCGCATGATGACGATGCGCTGCATACCCGTGAGAAATCGTTGATGCAATTTATGCTGAATCGCGATGATCTGCCCAGGGTGCGTAATTTGGTTGCGGAGATCGCTAGCGGAATTCTCGATGATGCCAATGGCCAGATTGAGGTTGTAAACAGTTTTTGCCGGATGGTACCGGCAACGTTGGTGCAAAAATATTTTGGCCTGACGGGTGCAAAACGGGAAGATTTGATCGAATGGTCTTACTGGAATCAATACGATACCTTTCACAACCAGCCATTCGACCTGGTGCCGGCGGAATTATCAAAGCAGATTATCGACCGGCATAATGAGACTTCCAAAAAACTGGGCGACTATATCACGATGCTCATTGCAAAGCGCTTGCTGGCAGTGAAACTGGAAAAATTGACGTTTTCGACGATTGTCCGGCTGGATGACGATATTGTCACCCGGATGTTGCGTACCAGTTTTGCCAAGGAATTGGACTTCGACATCAAACGGCTGGGGGTGAACGCCGGCGGTCTTCTGATCGGCGCCATCGAAACCACGTCGCAAGCGGTAGCTCAAGTGCTGCAATATTTGTTTCAGCATCCGCAATGGCTGGCAGCGGCCAAAGCCGCTGCGCACAAGGAAGATACCACCGAGTTCGACGGTATTGTGTGGGAAGCGTTGCGGTTTGTACCGATCACATCGTATTTATTTCGCACCACGGTGAGCGACTATACCGCGGCGAAGGGAACAAATTACGAAACGGTTTTGCGTGCCGGTACTTATGTGCTGCCGGTGACGTTGTCTGCGATGTTCGATGAGCGGGCATTCGAGTCGCCGGATGAATTCATTCCGCAACGTAATTGGTACAACTACTTCCATTTCGGTTTCGGCGATCATGAATGTCTGGGCCGTTACGTGGGTATGGTGATGATTCCGGAAATGGCGCGGCAGGTATTTTTGAAGAAAAATATTGAGCCTAAAGGTAATATAGACTATAAGTCCGGTCCGTTCCCTGAGTCGTATGATTTGTCGTGGACTGCGGCGTAA
- a CDS encoding ribonuclease E, with product MKKIFALSRKRLSFFIAAVGLFIAILSACTLIPGTDTDRGADTVKQDPFGDSYETVKYLDQGWNVSDSLWFYTTTQGSNLMPYDFFMVLEKAGESELFRSNENMNFYRYLPQKATSTNPDALPVGWVKDDYKGREYIGLTCAACHTGQVNYNGVGIRIDGGPASADMEEIMKGLSAALKHVRENEEAKSRFVKNVLARGNYKSETEVLGDLAKYEQRLTNYTIINRSPTPYGYARLDAFGRIYNRVLEHLINERELRDLLRDRHIMRDDGMSEEELDKVLADMEKIPTGDQRDRVVDRLTQNLTKWQLGRLRKALFNPADAPVSYPFLWDIPQHDYVQWNGLAANAGLGPVGRNTGEVIGVFGTLDWNEEKGPTLSTLIGGQNTRTKISFDSSVNVHNLREIEFHLQKLQSPKWPEDVLGAIDKQRASRGQSLFNEYCAGCHANIVRDDPDRRVVASMSRVSDVGTDPVMAENSFSRTGYSGILRNQYVDVGVGSILLDQKAPVAALLTKATLNVVATPDPDKLFFQRWTDWIVDIAKAFFHNEIKSSIKHGNYDPDTTAKPLASLNAYKARSLNGIWATAPYLHNGSVPTLYDLLLPKKHEGDPEDGEYRPDQFEVGSREFDPAKVGLKSSGYQGYKFDTSLKGNSNAGHEYTTGKTAQLNGKILKPLTKEERLDLLEYLKTL from the coding sequence GTGAAAAAAATTTTTGCATTATCGAGAAAGCGGCTGTCGTTTTTTATTGCAGCGGTGGGTTTATTCATTGCGATTCTATCCGCTTGCACATTAATTCCGGGAACCGATACCGATCGCGGTGCGGATACGGTTAAGCAAGATCCGTTCGGCGATAGCTATGAAACGGTCAAATATCTCGATCAAGGCTGGAATGTTTCCGATAGCCTGTGGTTTTACACCACGACGCAGGGATCCAACCTAATGCCCTACGATTTTTTCATGGTGCTGGAAAAAGCAGGGGAATCCGAGCTGTTCCGCTCCAATGAAAACATGAATTTCTATCGCTACTTACCACAAAAAGCGACTTCCACCAATCCGGATGCATTACCGGTCGGCTGGGTCAAGGATGACTATAAGGGCCGGGAATATATTGGGTTGACTTGCGCCGCGTGCCATACCGGGCAGGTGAATTATAACGGCGTCGGTATCCGCATCGACGGTGGTCCGGCGAGCGCGGATATGGAAGAGATCATGAAAGGCTTATCGGCAGCGTTGAAACACGTGCGCGAGAATGAAGAAGCCAAGAGCCGGTTTGTCAAGAATGTGCTGGCGCGCGGCAATTACAAATCGGAAACGGAAGTGCTGGGCGATCTGGCGAAATATGAACAGCGCCTGACCAACTACACCATTATCAACCGCAGCCCGACGCCTTACGGTTATGCGCGGCTGGATGCGTTTGGACGCATTTATAACCGCGTGCTCGAGCATCTGATTAACGAAAGGGAGCTAAGGGATTTATTGCGCGATCGCCACATCATGCGCGACGATGGCATGTCGGAAGAGGAGCTCGACAAAGTTCTGGCGGATATGGAAAAAATCCCGACGGGCGATCAACGTGACCGTGTGGTGGATCGCTTGACACAAAATTTAACCAAGTGGCAGTTGGGCCGCTTGCGTAAAGCGTTATTCAATCCGGCGGATGCGCCTGTCAGCTATCCTTTCTTATGGGACATCCCGCAGCACGATTATGTGCAATGGAACGGTCTGGCCGCCAACGCCGGGCTAGGACCGGTCGGACGCAATACCGGCGAAGTCATCGGCGTATTCGGCACGCTGGATTGGAATGAGGAAAAAGGGCCGACCCTATCCACATTGATCGGCGGACAAAATACCCGTACCAAAATCAGCTTTGATTCATCGGTGAATGTGCATAATCTGCGTGAAATTGAATTCCATCTGCAAAAATTGCAATCGCCGAAGTGGCCGGAAGATGTGTTAGGCGCCATTGATAAGCAACGCGCATCGCGCGGTCAATCCTTGTTTAACGAGTATTGCGCCGGTTGCCATGCGAATATTGTGCGCGACGATCCGGACCGCCGCGTCGTTGCCAGTATGTCCAGAGTCAGCGATGTCGGTACCGATCCCGTAATGGCGGAAAACAGTTTCAGCCGCACCGGATATTCCGGCATATTGCGTAACCAATATGTCGATGTCGGCGTCGGCAGCATATTGCTGGATCAAAAAGCGCCGGTAGCCGCCTTATTGACCAAAGCGACTTTAAACGTGGTGGCTACACCGGATCCCGATAAGTTATTTTTCCAGCGCTGGACCGACTGGATTGTGGATATTGCCAAAGCGTTCTTCCACAATGAAATCAAATCATCGATCAAACATGGCAATTACGATCCTGATACCACAGCAAAACCGCTGGCTTCATTGAACGCCTACAAGGCGCGTTCGCTGAACGGCATTTGGGCGACCGCGCCCTATTTGCACAACGGTTCTGTACCGACGCTGTACGATTTGTTATTGCCCAAGAAACATGAAGGCGATCCGGAAGACGGCGAATACCGTCCTGATCAATTTGAAGTCGGTTCGCGTGAGTTCGATCCGGCGAAAGTGGGATTGAAAAGCAGCGGCTATCAAGGATACAAGTTTGATACCAGCTTAAAAGGTAATAGCAATGCCGGGCATGAATATACAACCGGTAAAACGGCGCAGTTGAACGGAAAAATTCTGAAACCGCTGACGAAGGAGGAGCGTCTGGACTTGCTGGAATATCTCAAGACTCTGTAA
- a CDS encoding bifunctional metallophosphatase/5'-nucleotidase, which produces MKKSFAVLLSIIVVFTLTACATTPAPLISDGRIHVTILHFNDIYEITPVSGGKEGGIARVATLRKQLLARNPNTITTLGGDLFSPSAIGTAQFEGDRLAGRQMVDVLNHLQLDYATFGNHEFDVKESQFNQRMQEAKFTWVSSNVFAADGQPYAGVKQNLVIPVTDKKSGKTFRIGMFGLTLAANNPGYVRYSDPIAATAEQIKQLSGQIDFVIALTHQAIDDDIELLQKFPQIGLLLGGHEHVNYQNWRGNFTPLLKGDANVRSVYVVDLYFDPQTGKTQVKPEFVPINDNLPEDPAVKTVVDKWMNIAFDAFRQQGFEPEAVVTTTSKALDGLESNVRTRKTNLTELIAQSLLRPYPEAELSLYNSGSIRIDDVLPAGQITVYDVIRVLPFGGKVQLAAIKGSLLIKVLNQGMANTGAGGFLQSVNTQQVNGAWQINDTPIDAKKTYRLAINDFLASGKEHGLDYLKPGTPDFVIINPGENTDIRQIVIDQLKNN; this is translated from the coding sequence ATGAAAAAATCTTTTGCTGTTCTACTCTCGATCATCGTTGTTTTCACACTGACCGCCTGCGCCACAACACCGGCTCCATTAATCAGTGATGGCCGGATACACGTCACCATCCTGCACTTTAACGATATTTATGAAATCACCCCGGTCAGTGGCGGCAAGGAAGGCGGAATCGCACGCGTCGCCACGTTACGCAAGCAACTGCTGGCGCGTAATCCGAATACCATCACCACCTTAGGCGGCGATCTGTTCAGCCCGTCCGCGATCGGCACCGCCCAATTTGAAGGTGACCGGCTCGCCGGGCGGCAGATGGTCGATGTGTTAAATCACTTGCAACTGGACTACGCCACATTCGGCAATCACGAATTCGACGTCAAGGAGAGTCAATTCAACCAGCGCATGCAAGAAGCGAAATTCACCTGGGTATCCAGCAACGTATTCGCCGCCGACGGTCAACCGTATGCCGGCGTCAAACAAAATCTGGTGATTCCTGTCACCGATAAAAAAAGCGGAAAAACTTTCAGAATCGGCATGTTCGGATTGACGCTGGCGGCCAATAATCCGGGTTACGTGCGTTATTCCGATCCGATTGCAGCCACCGCTGAGCAAATCAAACAGCTCAGCGGCCAAATCGATTTTGTGATCGCCCTGACGCATCAGGCCATCGACGATGATATCGAGTTGCTGCAAAAATTTCCGCAAATCGGCCTGCTGCTCGGTGGTCACGAACATGTCAATTATCAAAACTGGCGCGGCAATTTTACCCCGCTGCTGAAAGGCGACGCCAACGTGCGCTCGGTTTACGTGGTCGATCTCTATTTCGATCCGCAAACCGGTAAAACCCAAGTCAAACCGGAATTTGTCCCGATCAACGACAATCTTCCGGAAGATCCAGCCGTCAAAACCGTGGTCGACAAATGGATGAACATCGCCTTCGACGCCTTCCGGCAACAAGGCTTTGAACCCGAAGCCGTGGTCACAACCACCAGCAAAGCATTGGACGGACTCGAATCCAATGTGCGCACCCGCAAAACCAACCTGACCGAACTGATCGCCCAAAGCCTGCTGCGTCCCTACCCGGAAGCCGAACTCTCGCTCTACAACAGCGGCTCGATCCGCATCGACGACGTACTGCCCGCGGGCCAAATTACTGTCTACGACGTGATCCGGGTGCTGCCGTTCGGCGGCAAAGTGCAACTGGCCGCGATCAAAGGCAGTTTGCTCATAAAAGTGCTGAACCAAGGCATGGCGAACACCGGCGCGGGCGGCTTTCTGCAATCCGTCAATACCCAGCAAGTCAACGGTGCCTGGCAGATTAACGACACTCCGATCGATGCGAAAAAAACCTACCGACTGGCGATCAACGACTTTCTCGCTTCCGGCAAGGAACATGGTCTGGATTATCTGAAACCCGGCACCCCGGATTTCGTCATCATCAATCCGGGTGAAAACACCGACATCCGTCAAATAGTGATCGATCAGCTGAAGAATAACTGA
- a CDS encoding porin, whose translation MNYHINTISAVLGIVLSAIITVDHAFANSLADLYKRSGLEIGGWINGGATYNANNPSDGFNGTVTFADRANRFQLNQLNLFIERSVETDTSNWSLGGRFDFLFGTDAIYTQAFGISAFDENTGEPSDRGNWDLNLCCKSTRTYGIALPQAYLEAHVPVGNGLNVKAGHFYTPLGYESVPAPDNFFYTRAYILNSGEPFTHTGFLGTYNIDKNWTIQGAATTGSATGGWDGGFDKQLDNWGGLANLTWNSDDKRTSMALGGTYGQTAVNQPWMMYSVVLQHWFTPKMHGVLQHTNGWAADINLPEGIRNAAWYSINTHLTYDLKKNLSIGIRAERFHDRNGWRVFSPYRILSAMNNKGVSYAGNIPLVSAPADYYAVTVGMNWKPAMHWKKGWKPVRNLNIRKNIRYDRADGIDMAFHPFDGKKDQLLFSLDAMIPF comes from the coding sequence ATGAATTACCACATCAACACGATCAGCGCAGTACTCGGAATAGTTTTATCGGCAATCATCACGGTTGACCATGCTTTTGCCAACAGCTTGGCGGATTTGTACAAACGCAGCGGCTTGGAAATCGGCGGCTGGATCAACGGCGGGGCAACCTACAATGCCAATAATCCGTCGGATGGTTTCAACGGCACGGTTACCTTCGCCGATCGCGCCAACCGGTTTCAATTGAATCAGCTCAATCTCTTCATCGAACGCAGCGTCGAAACGGATACTTCGAATTGGAGCCTGGGCGGACGCTTCGATTTCCTGTTCGGAACCGATGCCATTTACACTCAGGCCTTCGGTATCTCCGCGTTCGACGAAAATACCGGCGAACCGTCGGATCGCGGCAACTGGGATCTGAATCTCTGTTGCAAATCGACGCGCACCTATGGCATCGCGCTGCCGCAAGCCTATCTGGAAGCGCACGTACCGGTCGGCAACGGCCTGAATGTCAAGGCGGGACATTTTTATACACCGTTGGGTTATGAAAGCGTCCCTGCGCCCGACAATTTCTTTTACACCCGCGCTTATATCCTGAACAGCGGCGAACCGTTCACACACACCGGTTTTTTAGGCACTTACAATATCGATAAAAACTGGACCATCCAGGGCGCGGCGACGACCGGCAGCGCCACCGGCGGATGGGATGGCGGCTTTGACAAACAGCTCGACAACTGGGGCGGACTGGCCAATCTAACATGGAATAGCGACGATAAAAGAACCAGTATGGCATTGGGCGGCACCTACGGCCAAACGGCGGTAAATCAACCTTGGATGATGTACAGCGTGGTGCTGCAACATTGGTTCACACCCAAGATGCACGGCGTATTGCAGCATACCAACGGCTGGGCGGCCGACATCAATCTACCCGAAGGAATCCGCAACGCCGCCTGGTATAGCATCAATACCCACCTGACTTACGATCTGAAAAAAAACCTGTCGATCGGCATTCGCGCCGAACGGTTTCACGACCGCAACGGCTGGCGGGTGTTCTCCCCTTACCGCATTCTGTCGGCAATGAATAACAAGGGCGTTAGTTACGCCGGCAATATTCCTCTCGTGAGCGCACCCGCGGATTATTACGCCGTTACCGTGGGCATGAACTGGAAACCGGCGATGCACTGGAAAAAAGGCTGGAAACCGGTGCGCAATCTCAATATCCGCAAGAATATCCGCTACGACCGGGCGGACGGCATCGACATGGCTTTTCACCCATTCGACGGCAAAAAAGATCAACTTTTATTCTCGCTGGATGCGATGATTCCTTTTTAA